The [Actinobacillus] rossii genome contains a region encoding:
- the aqpZ gene encoding aquaporin Z, with product MKKLFAEFFGTFWLVFGGCGSAVLAAAYPELGIGFAGVALAFGLTVLTMAYAVGHISGGHFNPAVTLELVAGGRFQAKDAISYIIAQVVGGIVGAAVLYAIASGKAGFDAVDSGFASNGFGEHSPNGFSLTAVVIAEIVLTAFFLIIIHGATDKRAPAGFAPIAIGLALTLIHLISIPVSNTSGNPAPFYCSCSIPRRLGC from the coding sequence ATGAAAAAGCTTTTTGCTGAATTTTTCGGTACATTTTGGTTAGTATTTGGTGGTTGCGGTTCTGCTGTGTTAGCCGCAGCTTATCCTGAACTGGGTATTGGTTTTGCCGGTGTCGCTCTTGCATTTGGTTTAACTGTGTTAACGATGGCTTATGCTGTAGGTCATATTTCTGGTGGTCACTTCAACCCCGCTGTGACGTTAGAACTCGTAGCTGGCGGTCGTTTTCAAGCTAAAGACGCTATCAGTTATATTATCGCTCAAGTAGTCGGTGGTATCGTTGGCGCAGCTGTACTTTATGCAATCGCATCAGGTAAAGCAGGTTTTGATGCTGTAGATAGCGGTTTCGCATCAAATGGTTTCGGTGAACATTCACCAAACGGTTTTTCATTAACTGCTGTAGTTATCGCTGAAATCGTATTAACGGCTTTCTTCTTAATTATTATCCATGGCGCGACAGATAAACGTGCGCCAGCCGGTTTTGCACCCATTGCTATCGGTTTAGCTTTAACTTTAATCCATTTAATCAGCATTCCTGTTTCTAATACATCCGGTAACCCTGCACCGTTCTACTGCAGTTGCTCTATTCCAAGGCGGTTGGGCTGTTGA